One part of the Thermovibrio ammonificans HB-1 genome encodes these proteins:
- a CDS encoding helix-turn-helix domain-containing protein codes for MPKEIVSHKPEEVNTITVRLRAANPSFLMYPTALFKAGSRFKWKARFLIGMGYLYALCFNGSTARTTTEELRRVLSTKSKSRIEELFKEIETLNRLAVVEAGGEHPDKFVRWIKGKRGRGGRTEVELVLPQDLSFIYPDNRFFPVPKIAFLLPVSAQAKALYLYLHYLKDKETSKAVASTRSIARAISIDKASVGKLTEELVSRGVLSVKTSRKGTEFFVRSPVHWPDETLLEIAQLYSLSHPFLKEWSIALPEKSPTRSHLSEKFPNRRTPPKNSPIDGHQIPQYTDTNLKNSPIDGHQKPAGGSKPKAQESLTTSKKRITTSIYPPTSNNIYGGGEKHNIQNSSNNKKLREREGRCAEVTGKTATQRQKPETTGKDPKVLKDKQKAAKLGSTNKLAERLDKQELQRILKALKELAAPVMKLAGDTGILGRVEGRYEALKDIYGSYWFVPAYIYELLSLRPGSGYGPRVNVNPIGLLISFALKDSPASFWNMERVFRNLYLGRAS; via the coding sequence ATGCCTAAAGAAATTGTAAGCCACAAACCTGAAGAAGTCAACACCATTACCGTCCGTCTCAGGGCCGCCAACCCCTCTTTCCTGATGTATCCAACTGCTCTCTTTAAGGCAGGGAGCAGGTTCAAGTGGAAGGCAAGATTCCTAATCGGAATGGGCTACCTCTATGCCCTTTGCTTTAACGGGAGCACAGCCAGAACCACCACCGAGGAACTCCGGAGAGTCCTTTCAACAAAGAGCAAGTCAAGGATAGAGGAACTCTTTAAGGAGATAGAAACTCTCAATCGCCTTGCGGTAGTTGAGGCGGGAGGAGAGCACCCCGATAAGTTCGTCAGGTGGATAAAGGGAAAAAGGGGCAGGGGCGGAAGAACCGAGGTAGAGCTGGTTCTGCCTCAGGACCTCTCCTTTATCTACCCCGACAACAGGTTCTTCCCCGTTCCGAAGATTGCCTTCCTGCTCCCCGTCTCGGCACAGGCCAAGGCTCTCTACCTCTACCTGCACTACCTCAAAGATAAAGAGACCAGTAAAGCAGTTGCGAGCACGAGGAGTATAGCCAGAGCCATTTCGATAGACAAGGCGTCGGTAGGGAAACTAACAGAGGAGCTCGTAAGCAGAGGAGTTCTCTCTGTTAAAACCTCAAGGAAAGGGACGGAGTTTTTCGTCCGCTCCCCCGTTCACTGGCCGGACGAGACTCTCCTTGAGATAGCACAGCTCTACTCCCTCTCCCACCCCTTCCTCAAGGAGTGGAGCATTGCTCTCCCTGAAAAATCTCCAACACGAAGCCACCTTTCAGAGAAATTCCCCAATAGACGGACACCCCCTAAAAATTCCCCAATAGACGGACACCAAATTCCCCAATACACGGACACCAACCTGAAAAATTCCCCAATAGACGGACACCAAAAACCGGCAGGAGGAAGTAAGCCAAAAGCCCAAGAGTCCCTTACTACATCTAAGAAAAGAATTACTACATCTATATATCCACCAACATCTAATAATATATATGGTGGTGGAGAGAAACATAATATTCAAAATTCGTCAAATAACAAAAAGCTAAGAGAGAGGGAAGGAAGATGTGCGGAAGTCACCGGTAAAACCGCTACCCAACGACAGAAACCGGAAACTACGGGAAAAGACCCTAAAGTTTTAAAAGACAAACAAAAGGCGGCGAAGTTAGGGAGTACTAACAAATTGGCCGAAAGGCTTGACAAACAAGAGCTTCAGCGGATACTCAAAGCCCTGAAAGAGCTTGCGGCCCCTGTCATGAAGCTTGCCGGCGACACCGGAATCCTCGGCAGGGTTGAGGGGCGGTACGAGGCCCTGAAGGACATCTACGGCTCCTACTGGTTCGTCCCGGCCTACATCTACGAGCTTCTCTCCCTGCGGCCGGGTTCGGGCTACGGTCCCAGGGTCAACGTCAACCCGATTGGCCTACTGATTAGCTTTGCTCTCAAGGACAGTCCCGCGAGCTTTTGGAACATGGAGCGGGTCTTTAGAAACCTCTACCTTGGGAGGGCAAGTTGA
- a CDS encoding TraC family protein, which yields MKVEEFLKSLQSSPPLREELHAKEFRNGTLKTTDERFARVLFVEAPFENGGLTQKELDRISETVTSALSDFEDGLKVDITVVRDRKVEEFLREYEKLTQKRPERFRKLSRGVISLIEERASGAEGRIPVPRRTRLFITVSSLPEKGSIPAAVRELLPFYGEEDSEEVVRNAAGKLISALESVGVKAREATKEEVLSLFYFVLNPRKSYLVNPPAFESIPDAVSQSYCEVVNDKVNRLSYLRIDETPAYPIRFKKLTQFTVGQMGRFLLDYWEGDCVLNFSIYFSQKVLGKSFELITKRMIKNAYRQSPEDAEVQDKYDELMEFERRIHRGDRPIFFDFNGVLYGGTPVEVQSYLKRLKRVKVRGEDGQEVSLFGEDEVEVDRYTPVHTLLQSLPARINATEYRRRTMLSNACDYSYTLGPIRFPGSESRPSSLFLTREGDLVNFSLFDAMLNAWLAIITGDTGSGKSYTANYFISDLIAQGVKLWVIDKQDSYVKLCKYAGGDYYRVTLENPVSFNVFDGTTIKAVSDEEKEYRAEKLRLLLSFLRAVLGRDRKLTVVEEGVLTEAVSEFLRRGGTSSVPLLGDFRRFLKDFGTTQTQRETAQRFYSILAAYTEEDGLGKFFNRPTSFNEDAQVSILELGAVQDNTALVETLLMVFLSYVNYYSYRNRKEHKCFVGDEIWSFLSSPEIANFFVTIFRTYRKLGTGAVLISQYLKDFTGETGGVDLSAILKSTFIFITMNQPYGDLKELREKGLIPFREEDLRYFDTSNPDSVDELLRPKREFHLALKNYGGRKNKSAVLLPVITPFHDWLFTTDSHRVALFMEELAIKMAQEGLNESEAVAAVADELARRFPFGVGLNS from the coding sequence TCCTATTCGTTGAAGCTCCCTTTGAAAACGGCGGGCTCACACAGAAAGAGCTCGACCGAATCAGCGAGACGGTAACCTCTGCACTGTCCGACTTCGAAGACGGCCTGAAAGTTGACATCACGGTAGTCAGGGACCGTAAGGTGGAAGAGTTCCTCAGGGAGTATGAAAAGCTCACGCAGAAAAGGCCCGAGAGGTTCCGGAAGCTCTCCCGGGGAGTAATCTCCCTGATTGAAGAGAGAGCTTCCGGTGCAGAGGGAAGAATCCCGGTTCCCAGGAGAACCAGACTCTTCATAACCGTTTCCTCCCTCCCCGAGAAAGGTTCAATCCCTGCGGCGGTAAGGGAGCTTCTTCCCTTCTACGGAGAGGAAGACTCGGAGGAGGTTGTAAGAAACGCAGCAGGGAAGCTGATTTCGGCCCTCGAAAGCGTCGGAGTAAAGGCAAGGGAGGCAACGAAAGAAGAAGTCCTCTCCCTCTTTTACTTCGTCCTCAACCCCAGGAAGAGCTACCTGGTAAACCCGCCGGCATTTGAGTCCATTCCAGACGCTGTTTCTCAGTCATACTGCGAGGTGGTAAACGACAAGGTGAACCGCCTCTCCTACCTGAGGATAGACGAAACTCCGGCCTACCCGATAAGGTTCAAAAAACTGACCCAGTTCACGGTAGGGCAGATGGGAAGGTTCCTCCTTGACTACTGGGAGGGCGACTGCGTTCTCAACTTCTCAATCTACTTCTCCCAGAAGGTTCTCGGAAAGAGCTTCGAACTAATCACAAAGAGAATGATTAAGAACGCCTACCGCCAGTCTCCGGAAGATGCAGAGGTTCAGGACAAATACGACGAGCTGATGGAGTTTGAAAGGAGAATCCACAGGGGAGACCGCCCTATCTTCTTTGACTTCAACGGAGTCCTCTACGGAGGCACTCCGGTAGAGGTCCAGAGCTACCTCAAGAGGCTGAAGAGAGTCAAGGTGAGGGGGGAAGACGGACAGGAGGTCTCCCTCTTTGGAGAGGACGAGGTAGAGGTGGACAGGTACACGCCCGTTCACACCCTCTTGCAGTCCTTGCCTGCAAGGATAAACGCCACAGAATACCGCAGGAGAACCATGCTCTCTAACGCCTGCGACTACTCCTACACCCTCGGGCCCATTCGGTTTCCGGGCTCAGAAAGCAGGCCCTCCTCCCTCTTCCTGACCAGAGAGGGAGACCTCGTTAACTTCTCCCTCTTTGACGCAATGCTCAACGCCTGGCTCGCAATCATCACGGGGGACACGGGAAGCGGTAAGTCCTACACGGCTAACTACTTCATTTCCGACCTCATAGCCCAGGGAGTAAAGCTCTGGGTAATAGACAAACAGGACAGCTACGTGAAGCTCTGCAAGTACGCAGGGGGAGACTACTACAGAGTCACATTGGAGAATCCGGTATCGTTTAACGTCTTTGACGGGACGACCATAAAGGCCGTCAGCGACGAGGAGAAGGAGTACAGGGCGGAGAAGCTCAGGCTTCTGCTCTCGTTCCTGCGGGCAGTTTTGGGACGGGACAGGAAGCTCACCGTCGTCGAGGAGGGAGTCCTCACAGAAGCTGTGAGCGAGTTCCTGAGAAGAGGAGGGACTTCTTCCGTTCCCCTGCTGGGGGACTTCAGGAGGTTCTTAAAGGACTTCGGCACCACTCAGACCCAGAGGGAGACGGCCCAGAGGTTCTACTCAATCCTTGCGGCCTACACCGAGGAAGACGGGCTGGGCAAGTTCTTCAACCGCCCTACCTCTTTCAACGAAGACGCTCAGGTCTCTATCCTGGAGCTCGGAGCTGTTCAGGACAACACCGCCCTCGTAGAAACGCTCCTGATGGTCTTCCTCTCCTACGTCAACTACTACTCTTACAGGAACAGGAAGGAGCACAAGTGCTTTGTGGGGGACGAAATCTGGAGCTTTCTCTCTTCTCCGGAGATTGCAAACTTCTTCGTTACAATTTTCAGAACCTACAGAAAACTGGGGACAGGTGCAGTCTTGATTTCCCAGTATCTCAAGGACTTCACGGGAGAAACAGGGGGAGTTGACCTCTCGGCAATCCTGAAGAGCACCTTCATCTTTATAACAATGAACCAACCTTACGGAGACCTGAAGGAGCTGAGAGAGAAAGGGCTGATTCCCTTCAGGGAAGAAGACCTCAGGTATTTCGACACCTCCAACCCCGACAGCGTTGATGAGCTTCTCAGGCCCAAGAGGGAGTTTCACCTCGCCCTCAAGAACTACGGAGGCAGGAAAAACAAGAGTGCCGTCCTCCTACCGGTCATTACTCCCTTCCACGACTGGCTCTTTACCACAGACTCCCATCGAGTAGCCCTCTTCATGGAGGAACTGGCTATAAAGATGGCTCAGGAGGGGTTAAATGAGAGTGAGGCTGTTGCTGCTGTTGCTGACGAGCTTGCTCGCAGGTTTCCCTTCGGCGTCGGCCTTAACTCTTAA